The following are encoded in a window of Brevibacillus ruminantium genomic DNA:
- a CDS encoding response regulator, with protein sequence MQMATKKLTEQKNFIVNCNDYLVCSPITPSEDAWEAENKVHILLVDDRKENLLSLEAVLDSPEYHLVSVQSGEEALRCMLNDEFACVLLDVQMPGMNGFETAKLIKQREKSRHIPILFITAISKATEHVVQGYEAGAIDYIFKPFHPDTLRMKVEGFIQLYRKQKQIEYQREMLRYRTMELLEANKSHYYTLMELQKSEALSRTIVEASADTILTLDENRIILSANQVVESMFGYQICEIIGMHIELLLEIPSKNSRCREDRIIETVATRSDHTQFAVDVQFKKATVQQKHIYVCSIRDITERKQLEIERKHHYQQLEQLVNERTQELVLSQELFQKIFQSSPCLMAIRSCKDRCYIDVNKSWLSYTGYAYEEVKHLPHDRLILAKESVQAECAIDLEDAVRNEKISYVTRSGEVREGLLSTEKINIRGECCILSVITDITDRVYLEKEMARLDRLHLIGEMAAGIAHEIRNPMTTVRGFLQLEKSKKDTESFQFVDIMITELDRANTIITEFLTLAKNRTSNLKKQHLLPIIEPLLPLVQAEASLSGKDLYTELKACPELFLDVKEIRQLFLNLTLNGMEAMNSGGVLTVKTYVKDQDVVLEIGDQGPGIDEDLLDKIWTPFFTTKEEGTGLGLAVCYSIANRHHARIEVETSERGTTFFVLFPIRS encoded by the coding sequence ATGCAAATGGCTACGAAGAAGTTGACGGAACAGAAAAACTTTATCGTAAATTGCAATGACTATCTCGTCTGTTCACCAATCACACCGAGTGAAGATGCTTGGGAAGCGGAAAATAAGGTACATATCCTGCTGGTAGATGATCGCAAGGAGAACCTGCTCTCGCTGGAGGCGGTGCTTGATTCTCCCGAGTATCACCTTGTTTCCGTTCAGTCGGGGGAAGAGGCATTGCGATGCATGCTAAACGATGAATTCGCGTGCGTTCTGCTGGATGTGCAGATGCCGGGGATGAACGGCTTTGAGACAGCCAAGCTGATCAAACAACGGGAAAAATCACGGCATATTCCAATCCTCTTCATCACGGCGATCAGCAAGGCTACCGAGCACGTGGTACAAGGCTATGAAGCAGGGGCTATCGATTATATCTTCAAACCATTTCACCCCGATACCTTGCGAATGAAAGTAGAGGGATTTATTCAGCTTTACCGCAAACAAAAGCAAATTGAATATCAGCGGGAAATGCTTCGCTACCGAACCATGGAACTGCTGGAGGCGAATAAAAGTCATTATTATACCTTAATGGAACTGCAAAAAAGCGAAGCTCTGTCCCGGACGATTGTCGAAGCGTCAGCGGATACCATCCTGACACTGGATGAGAACCGAATCATCCTCTCTGCCAATCAGGTGGTAGAGTCTATGTTTGGCTATCAGATATGTGAGATTATCGGTATGCACATCGAGCTGTTACTGGAAATCCCTTCAAAAAATTCGAGGTGTAGGGAGGACCGGATTATAGAAACCGTGGCCACACGCAGCGATCACACGCAGTTTGCCGTTGATGTGCAATTCAAGAAAGCGACGGTCCAGCAGAAGCACATCTACGTCTGCTCCATACGGGACATCACCGAGAGAAAACAACTGGAAATCGAACGAAAACATCACTATCAGCAGTTGGAGCAGCTGGTAAATGAACGGACACAAGAGCTAGTACTTTCCCAGGAGCTGTTTCAAAAGATTTTTCAGTCCAGTCCCTGCTTGATGGCGATCCGTTCATGCAAAGATCGCTGCTATATCGATGTGAACAAAAGCTGGCTCTCGTACACCGGCTATGCCTACGAAGAAGTAAAACACCTGCCTCATGACCGGCTGATCTTAGCGAAGGAAAGTGTGCAAGCGGAGTGTGCGATTGATCTGGAGGATGCCGTCCGCAACGAAAAAATCAGTTACGTGACCAGGTCAGGAGAAGTTCGGGAGGGCCTTCTGTCAACAGAGAAGATAAACATTCGGGGGGAGTGCTGCATCCTAAGTGTGATCACGGATATTACCGATCGCGTCTATCTGGAAAAAGAGATGGCGCGGCTGGATCGGCTTCATCTGATCGGAGAGATGGCAGCGGGAATTGCTCATGAAATCCGGAATCCGATGACGACCGTCAGAGGCTTTCTGCAATTGGAAAAAAGCAAGAAAGACACAGAGAGCTTCCAGTTTGTGGATATTATGATTACAGAGCTTGATCGTGCCAATACGATCATCACAGAATTTCTCACGCTGGCGAAAAACAGGACAAGCAATTTGAAGAAACAGCACTTATTGCCGATCATCGAACCACTTCTTCCACTCGTGCAGGCTGAAGCCTCTCTCAGCGGAAAGGACCTGTATACAGAGCTGAAGGCATGTCCCGAGCTCTTCCTGGATGTAAAAGAAATCCGCCAACTGTTTCTCAATCTGACGCTGAACGGCATGGAAGCGATGAACAGTGGCGGGGTATTGACCGTGAAGACTTATGTGAAGGATCAGGATGTTGTTTTGGAGATTGGCGATCAAGGACCAGGAATTGATGAAGACCTGTTGGATAAAATCTGGACGCCGTTCTTTACGACCAAAGAAGAAGGAACTGGCCTCGGACTGGCGGTCTGTTACAGTATTGCCAACCGGCATCATGCCCGCATCGAGGTCGAAACCAGTGAGCGGGGCACGACGTTTTTTGTCCTGTTTCCCATACGGAGCTAA
- a CDS encoding DUF1254 domain-containing protein gives MIRISRKNRVFAAVFTTILTVLSVLWSGSFTPVQQAAASPAAPKPEGSSRQPYKIGAIQAKEQLAYVLGVQAYLYGYPLVEMEKIKAESLQNLAPLNQFAYITRLATPADRVIVSPNADTLYLFAWLDLANGPVTLHVPEDPDGRYYTIEMLDAYTNVFQNVSSRSTKQKAGNYAIVGPSWKGKLPSRTKRIVAPTNMVWLIGRVEVKDQADLPKAVAFQKQFALSSPGNHENKAQPGPLTSAKSNKTQQVLDPLAFFAVMTDAIKRNPPPPCDEVLLDQFKLIGIDPSTGFQPQALDPPIIAGLTRAARDARSIIEHSDKLFTQSENGWTSTPLLGRYGDQFLLRAYVAYSGIGANVPSEEKYARTFVDSTGVPLNGKNKYVLHFAKDQIPDVSAFWSVTMYGPDFYLVPNSIQRYSIGSLTKGLVYNPDGSLDLYIQSTPPPKGESNWLPAPSGPFNLVLRMFEPRPKSLSEPYRIPPVRKLP, from the coding sequence TTGATTCGGATATCCAGAAAAAATCGTGTGTTCGCTGCCGTGTTTACGACGATTCTCACCGTTCTTTCCGTCCTCTGGTCAGGAAGCTTTACGCCAGTCCAGCAGGCTGCGGCTTCTCCTGCCGCTCCCAAACCGGAGGGCTCATCGCGACAACCGTACAAAATCGGGGCCATTCAAGCAAAGGAACAGCTTGCCTATGTCTTGGGTGTTCAAGCGTATCTGTACGGCTACCCGCTCGTCGAGATGGAGAAAATCAAAGCTGAAAGCCTGCAGAACCTGGCGCCATTGAACCAATTTGCGTATATCACCCGCTTAGCCACTCCCGCAGACAGGGTCATCGTGTCGCCCAATGCGGATACACTGTATTTGTTTGCCTGGCTCGATCTGGCCAACGGTCCGGTCACCCTGCACGTCCCGGAAGATCCGGATGGACGGTATTACACGATCGAGATGCTGGATGCCTACACCAATGTGTTTCAAAATGTATCCAGCCGCAGCACCAAGCAAAAGGCTGGCAACTACGCCATCGTCGGTCCTTCCTGGAAAGGAAAGCTGCCCTCCCGCACGAAGCGTATCGTCGCCCCCACAAACATGGTTTGGCTGATCGGACGGGTAGAGGTAAAGGATCAGGCTGATTTGCCAAAGGCCGTTGCCTTCCAAAAGCAATTTGCCTTGTCCTCTCCAGGTAATCACGAAAACAAGGCTCAACCAGGACCGCTGACATCAGCAAAATCAAACAAGACACAGCAAGTGCTGGACCCCTTGGCTTTTTTTGCCGTCATGACCGATGCGATCAAACGCAATCCGCCGCCACCGTGCGATGAGGTCCTGCTCGACCAGTTCAAGCTGATCGGCATCGATCCCAGCACGGGGTTTCAGCCGCAGGCGCTGGACCCGCCCATCATTGCGGGGCTGACACGAGCCGCCCGTGACGCACGATCCATCATCGAACACAGCGACAAGCTGTTTACGCAAAGCGAAAACGGCTGGACGTCCACCCCTCTGCTCGGTCGGTACGGCGATCAGTTTCTCCTGCGCGCGTACGTCGCTTATTCCGGGATCGGCGCCAATGTCCCCAGCGAAGAAAAATACGCCCGAACGTTTGTGGACAGCACCGGAGTGCCGCTGAACGGAAAAAACAAGTACGTCCTGCATTTTGCCAAGGATCAGATTCCCGACGTATCGGCTTTTTGGTCCGTTACGATGTATGGCCCCGATTTTTACCTGGTACCCAACAGCATCCAGCGATACTCGATCGGCAGTCTCACAAAGGGGCTCGTCTACAATCCCGACGGTTCCCTGGACCTCTATATCCAAAGCACGCCGCCGCCCAAAGGGGAGTCTAACTGGCTGCCGGCCCCATCCGGCCCGTTTAATCTGGTCCTGCGCATGTTCGAGCCGCGGCCCAAGTCGCTCAGCGAGCCGTATCGCATCCCGCCTGTGCGCAAACTGCCTTGA
- a CDS encoding glycoside hydrolase family 10 protein: MKKHGFLMGLFVLLLGVQPVMAASAQPQPSIFAAFTGSQTSKLVASVAPPDIAGNGSVIAPPAAINTGSGAGTNETNTTLNQVQQHPEMRAAWVSTVFNIDWPSKAGLSAEQQKAEYIHMLDELKATGMNSIIVQVRPESDAIYPSKLVPWSKWLTGTQGKDPGYDPLAFMVEETHKRGMKFHAWFNPFRASTSAVRENLVATHPARVHPNWAVVHNNLLIYNPGLPEVRKHIIAGIMEVVNNYNIDGVHLDDYFYPYGKEDFKDDAAFAAYNQGRFTNKGDWRRDNVNVFVRDLYQSIKSVKPQVEFGISPFGIWRNAKDDPTGSDTNGQSSYDNLYADVRTWIRNGWMDYVAPQLYWSIGYKPAAYDKLVHWWSNETNGTPVKLYIGQGAYRVGSNTTDWASSQTIIQQLQFNKAFPQVQGSIFFSAKTLMKDTAGIRSSLKQYYSAQNQ; this comes from the coding sequence TTGAAGAAACATGGCTTTCTCATGGGTTTGTTCGTTTTGTTGCTAGGTGTTCAACCAGTCATGGCGGCTTCGGCACAGCCTCAGCCAAGTATTTTTGCTGCCTTCACAGGCTCGCAAACAAGTAAGCTTGTGGCTTCTGTGGCACCGCCTGATATCGCCGGCAACGGGTCTGTCATTGCTCCGCCGGCTGCGATCAATACTGGTTCCGGAGCAGGGACAAACGAAACAAACACAACGCTCAACCAGGTACAACAGCACCCAGAAATGCGTGCGGCATGGGTAAGCACGGTATTCAACATTGATTGGCCGTCAAAGGCAGGCCTCAGTGCGGAACAGCAAAAAGCGGAATACATACACATGCTGGACGAGTTGAAGGCAACGGGCATGAACTCGATTATCGTTCAGGTTCGCCCGGAGTCGGATGCGATTTATCCATCCAAGCTGGTTCCGTGGTCCAAATGGCTGACGGGTACGCAAGGCAAAGATCCGGGGTACGATCCACTCGCTTTCATGGTGGAAGAAACGCATAAGCGCGGCATGAAATTCCATGCCTGGTTCAACCCGTTTCGGGCAAGCACCTCGGCAGTAAGGGAAAACCTGGTTGCGACTCACCCGGCACGCGTACATCCAAACTGGGCCGTGGTGCACAATAACCTGCTGATTTACAATCCGGGACTGCCGGAAGTGCGTAAGCACATCATTGCCGGCATTATGGAAGTGGTGAACAACTATAATATCGACGGTGTTCACCTGGACGACTATTTCTACCCGTATGGAAAAGAAGATTTCAAGGACGATGCTGCTTTTGCCGCCTATAACCAGGGCCGATTCACCAATAAAGGCGACTGGCGCCGCGATAATGTCAACGTATTTGTAAGAGATCTCTATCAGTCGATTAAAAGCGTAAAGCCGCAAGTGGAGTTTGGCATCAGCCCGTTTGGAATCTGGCGCAATGCCAAGGATGACCCAACTGGTTCCGACACCAACGGTCAAAGCTCCTACGACAATCTGTATGCCGATGTGCGCACCTGGATTCGCAACGGCTGGATGGACTATGTAGCGCCGCAGCTTTACTGGAGCATTGGGTATAAGCCTGCCGCCTACGACAAGCTGGTTCACTGGTGGTCCAACGAGACGAATGGCACGCCTGTGAAGCTGTATATTGGCCAAGGTGCGTACCGCGTAGGATCGAATACGACGGATTGGGCTTCCAGCCAGACGATAATCCAGCAGCTGCAGTTCAACAAGGCTTTCCCGCAGGTGCAGGGCAGTATTTTCTTCAGTGCCAAAACGCTGATGAAGGATACAGCAGGGATTCGCTCCAGTCTGAAACAGTACTATTCAGCTCAGAACCAGTGA
- a CDS encoding AraC family transcriptional regulator, with amino-acid sequence MDLLRHMNEAIRYIEDNLADEIDLREVARAAFCSEYHFKRMFSSLAGMTLSEYIRRRRLTLAAFELNHSDLRIIDIAVKYGYHSPDSFTRAFQSLHGVTPSEARKNGKALKAFPRMTFQISIKGGSEMNYRIEEKEAFHIVGIMKRVPIVFQGENPEITAMWKSLGMENINKLKALSNVEPTGLIQASTNFSEDRMEEKGGLDHYIGVATTHQCPEGFTKLEVPAFTWAVFESAGPFPQTLQETWGRIYSEWFPSSGFQQAEGPEISSIQSKDLTSPTVKSEIWIPVLKKEGRE; translated from the coding sequence ATGGATTTGCTGAGACACATGAACGAAGCCATTCGGTATATCGAAGATAATCTTGCTGATGAGATTGACTTGAGGGAAGTAGCCAGGGCCGCTTTCTGTTCCGAGTATCATTTTAAAAGAATGTTTTCTTCTCTCGCAGGCATGACGTTGTCTGAATATATCCGCCGGAGACGACTGACTCTTGCCGCTTTTGAACTAAACCATAGCGATCTTAGAATCATTGATATCGCGGTGAAATACGGATATCATTCGCCCGATTCTTTTACCAGAGCTTTTCAAAGTTTGCATGGTGTCACGCCTTCAGAAGCCAGAAAGAATGGCAAAGCGTTAAAAGCCTTTCCGCGCATGACCTTCCAAATATCGATAAAAGGAGGAAGTGAAATGAATTACCGAATAGAAGAAAAAGAAGCATTTCACATCGTGGGGATCATGAAAAGAGTGCCGATCGTTTTCCAGGGAGAGAACCCGGAAATAACCGCCATGTGGAAAAGCTTGGGCATGGAGAACATCAATAAACTGAAAGCATTATCAAATGTGGAACCAACCGGGCTCATTCAAGCATCCACGAACTTTTCGGAAGACCGCATGGAGGAAAAAGGAGGGCTTGATCATTATATCGGTGTGGCCACAACGCATCAGTGTCCGGAAGGATTTACGAAACTGGAAGTTCCAGCCTTTACGTGGGCGGTATTCGAGTCAGCGGGACCGTTTCCTCAGACCCTGCAGGAAACGTGGGGACGCATCTATTCAGAGTGGTTTCCATCCTCGGGCTTTCAACAGGCGGAGGGACCCGAAATCTCGTCAATCCAAAGCAAAGATTTGACTTCACCAACGGTAAAAAGTGAGATTTGGATTCCCGTTTTAAAGAAGGAAGGTAGGGAATAG
- a CDS encoding PadR family transcriptional regulator, with protein sequence MEETAYNSDLVRGSIDTIILSVLMLRDNYGYQIIKEIYQKSESRFELKEPTLYSSLRRLEKQNMIESYWGEETQGGRRKYYRITELGRALYQKNCDEWESARDLIDRLIRVENEG encoded by the coding sequence TTGGAAGAAACGGCATACAACAGTGATTTGGTCAGGGGGAGCATCGACACGATTATTTTGTCTGTACTGATGCTACGGGATAACTACGGCTACCAGATCATCAAGGAAATTTACCAAAAAAGCGAATCTCGCTTTGAATTAAAAGAGCCTACGCTGTACTCGAGTCTGCGCCGCCTCGAAAAGCAGAACATGATTGAATCCTACTGGGGAGAAGAAACACAGGGCGGGCGCAGGAAATACTATCGGATCACGGAGCTTGGCAGAGCGTTGTACCAGAAAAACTGCGACGAATGGGAAAGCGCGCGCGATCTCATCGACCGATTGATCCGTGTGGAAAATGAGGGGTGA
- a CDS encoding permease prefix domain 1-containing protein: MEKYVEGLFSGHKESEETRELKEEIISNLEAKITDFMQDGLSRDEAFRLAAKSMDTVDFLLEGHPRIYVGRYKRELAQSVFLYILIVWILSIPLRFTLSGQLLNNLATLSVLICGVTYLMLLKKGQGDSAVAVVNAATWKRAQKIAWLFCGLYTGVMTLYTTAIKFGSNLWFWRPIHIDGPYQFGLLVVDYAMPFLLIIVPLMIRRAFELIGKHEVMGTDEQ, encoded by the coding sequence GTGGAAAAGTATGTGGAAGGGTTGTTTTCCGGCCATAAGGAGAGCGAGGAAACCCGTGAGCTGAAAGAAGAAATCATCAGCAATCTGGAAGCCAAAATCACCGACTTCATGCAGGACGGATTGTCACGTGACGAGGCGTTCAGACTTGCCGCCAAAAGTATGGATACCGTTGATTTTTTGCTGGAAGGGCATCCGAGAATTTACGTTGGGCGGTATAAGCGGGAGCTTGCCCAGTCCGTCTTTTTGTACATCTTGATTGTCTGGATCTTGTCCATTCCGCTCCGGTTTACGCTATCCGGTCAATTGCTCAACAATCTGGCGACGCTGTCTGTTCTGATTTGCGGTGTCACTTATCTCATGCTGCTGAAAAAGGGACAGGGCGACTCGGCTGTTGCCGTCGTGAATGCAGCCACATGGAAAAGAGCGCAAAAAATTGCCTGGCTTTTTTGTGGATTGTACACCGGAGTGATGACCCTTTACACCACAGCCATCAAGTTTGGCAGCAATCTCTGGTTTTGGCGTCCGATTCACATCGACGGACCGTACCAATTTGGACTTTTGGTCGTCGATTACGCGATGCCTTTCCTGCTGATCATTGTCCCGCTCATGATTCGAAGAGCATTCGAGCTGATTGGAAAGCACGAGGTGATGGGCACAGATGAACAATAA
- a CDS encoding DUF4825 domain-containing protein, which yields MNNKNKWIIALLLVGVVGLTVVEGYLKPQLRAQEEQYKADQQNPLTHDFQSVLRYQSKYMGDASNLINLNHHLPLSAIPKTFQLYPEEYKAELIYQRDAASVDDVLLKQALLYNATANFVLIENLERYQVRFPDVSYTFSRTAIEQWYGGNLQRLLEKKQWDQEVRDRLAEESYVKTFFKQVASAEKSSE from the coding sequence ATGAACAATAAAAATAAGTGGATCATTGCGCTGTTGCTCGTTGGTGTAGTGGGACTCACAGTGGTAGAAGGCTATCTGAAACCCCAGCTGCGAGCACAGGAGGAGCAGTACAAGGCCGATCAGCAGAACCCGTTGACACATGACTTTCAAAGTGTCCTGCGCTATCAGAGCAAATACATGGGGGATGCCTCCAATTTGATCAACCTGAATCACCATCTTCCGCTGTCAGCTATTCCGAAAACATTTCAGTTGTACCCCGAGGAGTACAAAGCTGAGCTGATTTATCAAAGAGATGCGGCCAGTGTTGATGACGTGCTGCTCAAACAAGCATTGCTCTATAACGCCACGGCCAATTTTGTCTTGATTGAAAATCTGGAGCGCTACCAGGTCCGATTCCCCGATGTCTCCTACACGTTTTCGCGGACAGCGATCGAGCAATGGTACGGTGGCAATCTGCAACGACTGTTGGAGAAAAAGCAGTGGGACCAGGAAGTAAGAGACCGACTGGCAGAGGAGAGCTACGTAAAAACGTTTTTCAAGCAAGTGGCCTCTGCTGAGAAAAGCAGTGAGTAG
- a CDS encoding GIY-YIG nuclease family protein, with translation MNRKEELKHQYKEMKTEAGVYQIKNTVNQKVWIESTRNLKTMNGKQFQLKMGSHINKQLQQEWNEYGEDAFVFEVLEVLKKKETGYFDEADELKKLEEKWLDQLQPYGERGYHKR, from the coding sequence ATGAACCGCAAAGAAGAGTTAAAGCATCAATACAAAGAAATGAAGACAGAAGCCGGTGTCTACCAAATTAAGAACACTGTGAATCAGAAGGTGTGGATCGAAAGCACCCGCAATCTGAAGACGATGAATGGCAAGCAGTTTCAGTTGAAAATGGGCAGCCATATCAACAAACAACTGCAGCAGGAATGGAATGAATACGGCGAGGACGCCTTTGTCTTTGAAGTGCTGGAGGTCTTGAAGAAAAAGGAGACCGGCTATTTTGACGAAGCCGACGAGCTAAAGAAGCTGGAGGAAAAATGGCTGGACCAGCTCCAGCCGTACGGGGAGCGCGGCTACCACAAAAGATGA
- a CDS encoding DUF2087 domain-containing protein, protein MSVSERFWNASVEELKAGYVKADHHFFCLLCGKPFEDGIIYPEDGVFYEAERYVRLHIEKAHQSVFDFLIRMDKKFTGLTEHQNSLLHLFYQGKSDAEVQKELGIGSASTIRNHRFVLKEKERQAKVFLTLMELLKEKDKHAPAFVPLHQTARMVDDRYNITEDESQAMLQKYFPEGTDGPLATFALKEKQRVIVLREITKRFDSERIYTEKEVNEILKAVYDDHVTLRRYLIEYGFLDRKTDGSQYWLKK, encoded by the coding sequence ATGAGTGTTTCTGAGCGTTTCTGGAATGCGTCGGTGGAAGAACTGAAGGCAGGGTATGTAAAAGCCGATCATCACTTCTTCTGCTTGCTCTGTGGCAAACCCTTCGAGGATGGAATCATTTATCCGGAAGACGGTGTTTTTTATGAAGCGGAAAGATATGTACGCCTTCATATTGAAAAAGCTCATCAATCCGTATTTGACTTTCTGATTCGCATGGATAAAAAATTTACGGGTCTGACGGAGCACCAGAACAGCCTGCTTCACCTGTTTTATCAGGGAAAAAGCGATGCGGAGGTGCAAAAGGAGCTGGGGATCGGAAGTGCTTCAACCATCCGCAATCACCGCTTTGTGTTAAAGGAAAAGGAGCGGCAAGCCAAAGTATTTCTAACGCTGATGGAGCTTTTAAAAGAGAAAGACAAGCATGCCCCGGCATTCGTCCCGCTGCATCAAACGGCAAGAATGGTGGATGACCGCTACAACATCACCGAAGACGAATCCCAGGCGATGCTCCAAAAGTACTTTCCCGAGGGTACGGACGGACCGCTTGCAACGTTTGCTCTGAAGGAAAAACAGCGAGTCATCGTACTGCGGGAAATCACCAAGCGCTTTGACAGCGAGCGCATCTATACCGAGAAAGAAGTAAACGAGATCCTGAAAGCTGTCTATGATGACCACGTAACGCTGCGACGCTATTTGATCGAATACGGTTTTCTCGACCGAAAAACAGATGGCAGCCAGTACTGGCTGAAAAAATGA
- a CDS encoding DUF402 domain-containing protein: protein MKRKRADRPNWRRVKKLGYDEKWLETAQFTGYAVRLTLDDVIEPAYMPVGEKRLCVGDQDYCYLQFFPSGCGYAVTKMLNERGETIQWYIDICKEHGKDQEGHLYYDDLYLDIVVLPNGEVYLLDQDELDEALQRKLINRQEYQFACQTAAELLKRYEAGDREWFDFPDPWK, encoded by the coding sequence ATGAAACGAAAAAGAGCGGACCGCCCAAACTGGCGAAGAGTGAAAAAACTTGGCTACGATGAAAAGTGGCTGGAGACAGCGCAGTTTACCGGCTATGCAGTTCGCCTGACACTGGATGATGTCATCGAGCCTGCTTATATGCCTGTGGGAGAAAAACGCTTGTGTGTAGGAGATCAGGATTATTGCTACCTGCAGTTTTTTCCGTCCGGTTGTGGCTATGCCGTAACCAAGATGCTGAACGAGCGGGGAGAGACGATTCAGTGGTACATCGATATTTGCAAGGAGCACGGCAAGGATCAGGAGGGGCATCTGTATTATGATGACCTGTATCTCGATATTGTTGTATTGCCAAACGGCGAGGTGTATCTGCTCGATCAGGACGAGCTGGATGAAGCGCTGCAAAGGAAGCTGATTAACCGGCAAGAGTATCAATTTGCCTGTCAAACGGCGGCGGAACTGTTGAAAAGATATGAAGCGGGAGACAGAGAATGGTTTGATTTTCCTGATCCGTGGAAGTAG
- a CDS encoding HlyD family secretion protein, which translates to MYRKGICSFLVLSLSVSLLAGCSLLQKPEQLLSGTIEADEVPIVAEVGGLVEHATAEEGMHVQKGGVLAEISKRTYEAAVNEAEAAKAQAQAKLDEAKAGSRNPSVQKGIAAVQQADATISLQDARAKQAQAALAQSQEQTTQVETQWEGAKKTLAYQESRLKEAASLFERGAISKKDYEAQQEAVNQAQTQVNQLAAQVEASRSRTLSAQQDIAAALAQKGTAEAQRKGAIADLDLLKEGSTDYTIRAMLAAVQQADARLDQAKWQLEKTVIKAPADGILLRTSISEGEVAKQGATLFTMMKADHLKLKVYIPEAELSKVKIGEKTEIKVDAYPDEVFVGQIQSIAEKAEFTPKNVQTPNERTKLVFAVTIRITEGLEKLRPGMPADVRLLTEEGER; encoded by the coding sequence ATGTATCGCAAAGGAATCTGCTCCTTCCTGGTTTTGTCACTTTCCGTTTCTCTGTTGGCTGGCTGCTCTCTCCTGCAAAAGCCGGAACAACTGCTCTCTGGCACGATTGAAGCAGATGAAGTGCCGATCGTCGCCGAAGTAGGCGGTTTGGTCGAGCACGCTACTGCTGAGGAAGGCATGCATGTCCAGAAAGGGGGTGTGCTGGCCGAAATCAGCAAGCGCACCTATGAAGCAGCCGTCAACGAGGCCGAAGCAGCGAAGGCCCAGGCGCAAGCCAAGCTGGACGAAGCAAAAGCGGGGAGCCGCAATCCTTCTGTGCAAAAGGGGATCGCTGCGGTTCAGCAGGCCGATGCGACCATTTCCCTGCAGGATGCGCGTGCCAAGCAGGCCCAGGCAGCGCTGGCCCAAAGTCAGGAGCAAACGACACAGGTAGAGACGCAATGGGAGGGAGCAAAAAAGACGCTGGCCTACCAGGAAAGCCGGCTGAAGGAAGCAGCCTCCCTGTTTGAGCGCGGGGCGATTTCCAAAAAGGATTACGAAGCGCAGCAGGAAGCCGTCAACCAGGCGCAGACACAAGTAAACCAGCTCGCCGCTCAGGTGGAGGCGTCACGTTCTCGCACGCTTTCGGCTCAACAGGATATCGCGGCGGCCTTGGCCCAAAAGGGAACGGCAGAGGCGCAGCGCAAAGGAGCGATAGCCGATCTGGACCTGTTGAAAGAAGGCAGTACAGACTATACGATTCGCGCGATGCTGGCGGCAGTACAGCAGGCCGATGCGCGATTGGACCAGGCCAAATGGCAGTTGGAAAAAACAGTGATCAAGGCACCAGCCGACGGCATTTTGCTCCGCACCTCGATTTCGGAGGGGGAGGTTGCCAAGCAGGGAGCTACCCTGTTTACGATGATGAAAGCCGATCACCTGAAGCTGAAGGTGTACATCCCGGAAGCAGAGCTGTCCAAGGTGAAAATCGGGGAAAAGACCGAGATCAAGGTGGATGCGTACCCGGATGAAGTGTTTGTCGGCCAGATCCAGTCAATTGCCGAAAAAGCGGAGTTTACACCGAAAAATGTGCAAACACCCAACGAGCGGACCAAGCTGGTCTTTGCCGTCACGATCCGGATTACAGAAGGGTTGGAGAAGCTGAGACCGGGCATGCCTGCCGATGTGCGCCTGCTGACGGAGGAGGGAGAGCGATGA